The following proteins come from a genomic window of Saccharicrinis carchari:
- the murG gene encoding undecaprenyldiphospho-muramoylpentapeptide beta-N-acetylglucosaminyltransferase, translating to MKVIISGGGTGGHIFPAISIANALKQTDASVQILFVGAEGKMEMEKVPGAGYEIVGLPVAGFQRKLSLKNITFFFKLAASMIKARSVVRQFKPDAVVGVGGYASGPVLRVATSLKIPTIIQEQNSFPGVTNRILSKKVNKICVAYPGMERYFPASKIILTGNPIRQNLLQKVNREEAANYFGLDPNKKVVFVTGGSLGAGTINQGVLAGYQVLVKSGVQLIWQTGKYYFRELNKVVSENENVKIMAFVDRMEAAFSLADVVVSRAGASSISEIALLGKACVFVPSPNVAEDHQTKNAMALVKEDAAEMVEDKKVAEELVKKILSLLKDEERLMQLKNNVKKFAMPDAAKVIVEELFMLVNK from the coding sequence ATGAAAGTAATAATAAGCGGAGGAGGCACAGGCGGACATATTTTTCCAGCCATTTCTATTGCAAACGCATTAAAACAAACCGATGCATCGGTACAGATACTGTTTGTTGGGGCAGAAGGTAAAATGGAAATGGAGAAAGTGCCGGGTGCCGGATATGAAATTGTGGGCTTGCCCGTAGCCGGTTTTCAACGTAAACTGTCGCTTAAAAACATTACTTTCTTTTTTAAGCTGGCAGCCAGTATGATAAAAGCCCGTAGCGTGGTACGGCAGTTTAAGCCCGATGCTGTGGTGGGAGTGGGCGGATATGCCAGTGGGCCTGTTTTACGAGTGGCTACAAGCCTGAAAATACCAACTATCATTCAGGAACAGAATTCTTTTCCGGGCGTTACCAACCGTATTTTATCGAAAAAGGTGAATAAAATTTGTGTTGCCTATCCCGGGATGGAACGGTATTTCCCGGCTTCAAAAATAATTCTGACGGGAAACCCGATACGGCAAAACCTGTTGCAAAAAGTGAATAGGGAGGAGGCAGCCAACTATTTTGGTCTCGATCCTAATAAAAAAGTGGTGTTCGTTACAGGGGGAAGCCTTGGAGCCGGAACCATTAATCAAGGTGTTCTGGCCGGGTATCAAGTCCTGGTAAAAAGTGGAGTGCAATTGATTTGGCAAACAGGTAAGTATTATTTTCGCGAATTGAATAAAGTAGTAAGCGAAAATGAGAACGTAAAAATAATGGCTTTTGTAGATCGTATGGAGGCCGCCTTTTCGCTGGCCGATGTGGTAGTTTCCAGAGCCGGGGCTTCATCTATTTCCGAAATCGCTCTGCTGGGAAAAGCTTGTGTTTTTGTGCCTTCGCCCAATGTGGCCGAAGATCATCAAACTAAAAATGCCATGGCTCTGGTAAAGGAGGATGCGGCCGAAATGGTGGAGGATAAAAAGGTAGCCGAAGAATTGGTAAAAAAAATACTGTCTTTGTTGAAGGACGAGGAGCGATTGATGCAACTGAAAAATAATGTTAAAAAATTTGCCATGCCCGATGCAGCCAAAGTTATTGTTGAGGAACTGTTCATGCTGGTAAATAAATAA
- the murC gene encoding UDP-N-acetylmuramate--L-alanine ligase — protein sequence MDFKKINSVYFIGIGGIGMSALARYFKANGYAVAGYDLNPTLLTADMEKEGVDICFDDKVELIADEYRNQITTLVVYTPAIPANLKQLNYFKDNLFNVKKRSEVLGLLTHLQKGICVAGTHGKTTVSTMIAHLLKQSEVDCSAFLGGVSQNYKTNLLLSATSDFVVMEADEFDRSFLRLRPYLALITSADADHLDIYGDDTSVKESFREFAGLIKPGGILLSKKEIDLLFAVPDEVKHFSYSMDDSTADFYASNLHLIDGLYHFDLHTPQGLVTNITVGIPGLVNVENAIGACGAAYLAGVSEGAMRIAMPQFKGVRRRFEYRIKRDDLILIDDYAHHPEEIKATVTSVRALYPNKKLTGVFQPHLYSRTKDFHREFALSLSMLDELILLDIYPAREKPIVGVSAQMILDLVKLPVKVLSTKKELIEQIKNIKPEVLLMMGAGDIDKEIDKITESLK from the coding sequence ATGGATTTTAAAAAAATAAATAGTGTCTATTTTATTGGAATCGGTGGCATTGGCATGAGTGCGCTGGCGCGGTATTTTAAGGCCAACGGTTACGCGGTGGCCGGATACGACCTTAACCCGACGTTGCTTACCGCAGACATGGAAAAAGAAGGTGTAGACATTTGTTTTGATGATAAGGTAGAACTTATCGCCGATGAGTATAGAAATCAAATCACCACCCTTGTGGTTTATACGCCTGCCATACCCGCTAATCTTAAGCAATTAAATTATTTTAAAGACAACCTGTTTAATGTAAAAAAACGTTCCGAAGTGCTCGGACTCCTCACGCATTTGCAAAAAGGTATTTGTGTAGCCGGTACGCATGGTAAAACAACCGTTTCTACTATGATAGCCCATCTGTTAAAACAGTCGGAGGTGGATTGCAGTGCTTTTTTAGGGGGCGTATCACAAAACTACAAAACAAACCTTTTGCTCTCTGCTACATCAGATTTTGTAGTGATGGAAGCCGATGAGTTCGACCGTTCGTTTTTAAGACTCAGACCCTATTTGGCTCTAATCACATCTGCCGATGCCGACCATCTGGATATTTATGGTGACGATACCTCGGTAAAAGAATCTTTCCGCGAGTTTGCAGGATTGATTAAACCGGGTGGAATATTGCTCTCCAAAAAAGAAATCGATTTACTGTTTGCAGTTCCGGATGAGGTAAAACACTTTAGCTATTCCATGGACGATAGCACGGCCGATTTCTATGCTTCAAATTTGCACCTGATCGACGGTTTGTATCATTTTGACTTGCATACACCGCAAGGCCTTGTTACAAACATTACAGTGGGCATTCCGGGTCTGGTTAACGTGGAGAATGCGATTGGTGCATGTGGGGCGGCCTATTTGGCGGGGGTGTCGGAAGGCGCTATGCGAATAGCTATGCCACAATTTAAAGGAGTGCGTCGCAGATTCGAGTATCGTATTAAGCGCGACGATTTGATTCTGATAGACGATTATGCGCATCATCCCGAAGAGATAAAAGCCACCGTAACATCAGTTAGGGCGCTTTATCCAAATAAAAAATTGACGGGCGTATTTCAGCCTCACCTCTATTCGCGCACCAAGGATTTTCATCGTGAGTTCGCTTTAAGCCTTAGTATGCTCGATGAACTTATCTTATTGGATATTTATCCTGCGCGCGAAAAACCAATTGTGGGGGTCAGCGCGCAAATGATTTTGGATTTGGTAAAATTACCGGTGAAAGTATTAAGTACAAAAAAAGAACTCATCGAGCAGATAAAAAATATCAAGCCCGAAGTTTTATTGATGATGGGTGCTGGCGATATTGATAAAGAAATTGATAAAATAACGGAAAGCTTAAAATAA
- a CDS encoding cell division protein FtsQ/DivIB, protein MIDKIKNIILWTLMIAYFPVLYAFVSKSKNRVVCADISVAVSDSTESGFVHSQQIRSLLLNKYPKILGNKIETVPCQDIEQFLKKHHAIKVCEAYYTIGGQLNVELSQRKPLCRVFSGYDSYYIDEDGKKMPLFDNYTAHVLVVSGHVNKLDSLQHVIQLARYIKANEFWDAQIEQVYVESNGEFTLAPRVGDQIIYMGKLDDFARKMEKLYALYTKGLHPREWNNYSKINLKFEGQIICTKK, encoded by the coding sequence ATGATTGATAAAATAAAAAATATAATACTGTGGACGTTGATGATAGCTTACTTCCCGGTGCTTTATGCCTTTGTAAGTAAAAGCAAGAACCGTGTGGTATGTGCAGATATTAGCGTAGCAGTAAGCGACAGTACAGAGTCCGGTTTTGTGCATTCACAACAAATACGCTCTCTTTTGTTAAACAAGTATCCAAAAATATTGGGCAATAAAATAGAAACTGTGCCATGTCAGGATATAGAGCAATTTTTAAAGAAGCACCATGCCATTAAGGTGTGCGAAGCTTATTATACTATCGGAGGTCAGTTAAATGTTGAGCTGAGTCAGAGAAAGCCCTTATGCCGGGTATTTTCAGGATACGACTCGTATTATATTGATGAAGATGGCAAAAAAATGCCCTTATTCGATAATTATACCGCCCACGTCCTTGTTGTTAGCGGACACGTAAACAAACTCGATAGCCTGCAGCACGTGATACAGCTGGCAAGGTATATTAAGGCGAATGAGTTTTGGGACGCACAGATTGAGCAAGTATATGTAGAAAGTAATGGTGAATTTACCCTGGCACCACGTGTGGGCGACCAGATTATTTATATGGGAAAGCTGGATGACTTTGCGCGTAAGATGGAAAAACTGTATGCGCTTTATACCAAAGGCTTGCATCCGCGCGAGTGGAACAACTACAGTAAGATTAATTTAAAGTTTGAAGGTCAAATAATTTGTACAAAAAAATAA
- the ftsA gene encoding cell division protein FtsA, with translation MSETSNLIAAIDIGTTKIVAVVGQKSEDGKLHLLGIEKVISTGIKRGVVLNIDETVNAIKELVFNVEAKYGVKLYEVYVGIAGQHIKSLQNKGYRYIETNQEITQYDVDQLFNDNYKIPLEAGENILHVFSQDYTVDNEAGVRIPIGMSGRRLEGNYHIVLGRVASVNNIEKCINRVGLKLNHLILEPMASARSVLTAEEKEAGVVLVDIGGGTTDVAIFYDGVIRHTAVIPFGGNVVTSDIKEGCGVLQKQAEALKTQFGSALGDLEREDMVVTIPGIEGWEPKEISFKSLAYIIQARMEEIVDYVMYQIEYSKLYDKLGAGIVITGGGALLKSLPQLIKYRTGLEVRLGIPNRYLHSSTVEEANMPMYATSIGLLLSAIDNPVKKVVEQELFANEFEEQSPQPKKVEPPTRKEKKRKEKPEYTTGDLFGSLKKTIAGIFDEKDVEM, from the coding sequence ATGAGTGAAACATCCAATTTAATTGCTGCTATCGATATAGGTACTACAAAAATTGTAGCTGTTGTTGGACAAAAGAGCGAGGACGGTAAGTTACATCTGCTGGGTATCGAAAAAGTGATTTCCACAGGTATAAAAAGAGGGGTGGTACTCAACATTGATGAAACGGTGAATGCCATTAAGGAATTGGTTTTTAATGTAGAAGCCAAATACGGTGTAAAGCTGTATGAGGTGTACGTGGGCATTGCCGGGCAGCATATTAAAAGCCTTCAAAATAAAGGATATCGTTATATCGAAACCAACCAGGAGATTACGCAATACGATGTGGATCAATTGTTCAACGATAATTATAAAATTCCGCTGGAAGCAGGCGAAAATATATTGCACGTATTTTCGCAGGATTATACGGTGGATAATGAAGCAGGTGTTAGAATTCCTATCGGGATGTCAGGCCGTCGCCTCGAGGGGAACTACCATATTGTTTTAGGAAGGGTTGCTTCGGTTAATAATATTGAAAAATGTATTAACCGTGTGGGATTAAAACTAAATCATCTTATCCTTGAGCCTATGGCATCGGCACGCTCGGTGCTTACCGCGGAAGAAAAGGAAGCAGGGGTGGTATTGGTTGACATAGGCGGGGGAACAACCGATGTAGCCATATTTTACGATGGGGTGATACGCCATACCGCAGTAATTCCTTTTGGGGGCAATGTGGTTACTTCAGATATTAAAGAGGGCTGCGGTGTGCTGCAAAAGCAAGCCGAAGCGCTGAAAACACAGTTTGGCTCGGCATTGGGCGACTTAGAGCGCGAGGATATGGTGGTTACCATTCCGGGTATAGAAGGATGGGAGCCCAAGGAAATCTCGTTTAAATCCCTGGCCTATATTATTCAGGCGCGGATGGAGGAAATCGTGGATTACGTCATGTATCAAATAGAATATTCAAAGCTATACGACAAGTTGGGTGCAGGTATTGTTATCACCGGTGGAGGAGCTTTGCTTAAAAGTTTGCCCCAGCTTATAAAGTACCGTACAGGATTGGAAGTTCGCTTGGGTATCCCCAATAGATACCTGCATAGTAGTACGGTGGAGGAAGCAAATATGCCTATGTATGCCACCAGTATTGGTTTGTTGCTTAGCGCTATTGACAACCCGGTAAAAAAAGTGGTGGAGCAAGAATTATTCGCAAACGAATTTGAAGAGCAAAGCCCACAACCCAAAAAAGTAGAGCCTCCTACGCGTAAAGAAAAAAAGCGCAAAGAAAAACCGGAATACACTACGGGCGACCTTTTTGGAAGCCTGAAAAAAACTATTGCGGGAATATTTGACGAAAAAGACGTGGAGATGTAA
- the ftsZ gene encoding cell division protein FtsZ has product MSEELMNFDIPQNRDCIIKVIGVGGGGSNAVNHMYAQGIKDVNFMVCNTDAQALENSPVPIKIQLGDSLTQGRGAGNKPDKGKQAAIENLGDIERVLQDNTKMVFITAGMGGGTGTGAAPIIAKAARDMGILTVGIVTIPFKFEGKLRISQALDGIAEMEKNVDSLLVINNEKLRDMYGDLKLSNAFSKADDVLSTAAKGIAEIITVHGYINVDFADVETVMKNSGVSVMGSSLASGENRALLAIQQALESPLLNSNDITGARNILLNITSGVDEITMDEVGEVTDFVQETVGANASIIWGTGNDANLQDNVSVTIIATGFNTKNIAEFSSRNQPKVQRFSLDGDIVKEDELTKPVHKEEEHMLLDLGEVEEGPKRVVDFDKIEREREERINLFYKDTNRNKPENQTDRDCSTGYVEGRITAGVGERFPISIDEMEDDRYIENLENIPAYKRKKTRENQMQPEKDEGQYRMSRFTIAEGKDGKTKIVRDNPYLHDNVD; this is encoded by the coding sequence ATGAGCGAGGAATTAATGAATTTCGATATACCTCAAAACCGCGATTGTATTATTAAAGTGATTGGAGTTGGCGGTGGTGGAAGTAATGCGGTAAACCACATGTATGCACAAGGCATAAAGGATGTTAACTTTATGGTGTGTAACACCGATGCGCAAGCCTTGGAAAATAGTCCTGTCCCCATTAAAATACAACTAGGCGATTCGCTAACGCAAGGTCGTGGGGCCGGTAATAAGCCCGATAAGGGAAAGCAGGCCGCTATAGAGAACCTGGGCGATATTGAAAGAGTTTTGCAGGACAATACCAAAATGGTTTTTATTACAGCCGGTATGGGTGGCGGAACAGGTACCGGAGCCGCACCAATTATAGCTAAGGCGGCCCGCGATATGGGCATTCTTACCGTGGGTATTGTAACCATACCTTTTAAGTTTGAGGGCAAGCTGCGAATAAGCCAGGCGCTCGACGGCATAGCCGAGATGGAGAAGAATGTAGATTCCCTGTTGGTAATTAACAACGAAAAGCTACGCGATATGTACGGCGACTTGAAATTATCAAATGCTTTTTCAAAGGCCGATGATGTGCTGTCGACGGCTGCAAAAGGAATAGCCGAAATTATTACTGTACACGGATATATAAACGTTGACTTTGCCGATGTAGAAACCGTGATGAAAAACAGCGGCGTATCTGTGATGGGAAGTTCATTGGCATCAGGCGAAAATAGGGCACTGCTGGCTATTCAACAGGCCTTAGAGTCGCCTCTGCTTAATAGCAATGATATTACAGGTGCACGAAATATACTGCTCAATATTACCTCTGGAGTGGATGAGATTACCATGGACGAAGTAGGCGAAGTAACGGATTTTGTACAGGAAACGGTGGGGGCAAATGCTTCTATTATTTGGGGTACAGGAAACGATGCTAACCTACAGGACAATGTTAGCGTTACAATTATTGCTACCGGTTTTAATACCAAAAATATTGCTGAATTCTCGAGTCGTAACCAACCCAAGGTACAGCGGTTTTCGTTGGATGGCGATATAGTAAAGGAGGATGAATTAACAAAGCCGGTACACAAGGAAGAAGAGCATATGCTGCTCGACTTGGGCGAGGTGGAAGAAGGGCCTAAGCGAGTGGTGGATTTTGACAAGATTGAGCGTGAACGTGAAGAACGTATCAATTTGTTTTACAAGGATACGAACCGTAACAAGCCCGAAAATCAAACGGATCGTGATTGTTCCACGGGATATGTCGAAGGCCGCATAACTGCGGGAGTGGGCGAACGTTTCCCTATTTCAATCGATGAGATGGAAGACGACCGTTATATCGAAAACCTCGAGAATATACCCGCTTATAAGCGCAAAAAAACCAGGGAAAATCAAATGCAACCCGAAAAAGACGAAGGGCAATATAGAATGTCGAGATTCACCATAGCAGAAGGAAAAGACGGCAAAACAAAAATTGTACGCGATAACCCCTATCTGCACGATAACGTAGATTGA
- a CDS encoding GatB/YqeY domain-containing protein translates to MTLTEKINSDIKAAMKAKDKVALGALRGIKKELIEAGTAEGASNEVSEEAGIKLMQKMVKQRKDAAAIYAAQGREDLVEAENAEIAVIAKYLPEQMTGAELEKEIGAIIQKAGASSIKEMGKVMGMAAKQLAGKADGKEMADMVKKLLNT, encoded by the coding sequence ATGACCTTAACAGAAAAGATAAATAGCGACATAAAAGCCGCCATGAAAGCTAAAGATAAAGTAGCTTTGGGCGCTTTACGCGGAATTAAAAAAGAATTGATAGAAGCCGGCACGGCCGAAGGTGCTTCCAATGAGGTGAGCGAAGAGGCGGGCATAAAATTAATGCAAAAAATGGTGAAGCAGCGTAAGGATGCCGCTGCTATTTATGCAGCGCAAGGGCGGGAAGATCTCGTTGAAGCCGAAAACGCTGAAATAGCCGTCATTGCCAAATATTTACCCGAGCAAATGACAGGTGCCGAACTGGAAAAAGAAATAGGGGCCATCATCCAAAAAGCGGGTGCCTCCTCCATCAAAGAGATGGGTAAGGTAATGGGTATGGCCGCTAAGCAATTGGCCGGAAAAGCAGATGGCAAAGAAATGGCTGATATGGTTAAAAAGCTCCTCAATACATAA
- a CDS encoding glycoside hydrolase family 2 TIM barrel-domain containing protein — protein MKQLFLLISIIVQYGVLSGQRIEHTINSAWQFSLHQHPESTGIVHLPHTWNAEDAFKGEAGYFRGKGSYHKQLLVPAEWSNRRVYIKFEGANQVAKLWMNDHFVGEHKGGYTGFSFDLTSHVSFGEINQLKVEVDNSHNADIPPLEADFNFYGGIYRDVSIISTSALHFEVQNEAAGRFMISTPTVSEQEADVAIEAVVVNETGSTKKAEVIVKLVQPNGAVLRTLKQNIKLKPGEKRPVKFETEINKPTLWSPESPALYKAELSIADKKDNSMTDAVSSTFGCRWFSIDPVNGFFLNGKHYKLIGVNRHQDYEGLGNALPKAIHQKDYRLIKEMGCNFVRIAHYPHDPEAYRLCDELGLLVWSEIPIINEITNSEAFTQNCLQMQREHISQFYNHPSVIMWGYMNEIFLRMVFTRGLTEEKKQEIILSSKRLAQQLDSLSRDLDTDRMTVMALHNNPIYNTTGIADIPDVIGWNLYFGWYDDQLHDLGAFLDQQHRLYPNRPIMISEYGPGADIRIQTDTPLPWDYSEAYQLKSHRSYYKQVMERPYMLGMAAWNFADFGSSGRQDARPFVNQKGLLNFDRSPKNVYHYYQALLLDKPFVFIANKNRELRYAVDLDSVTGLVVLDVFSNQAEVKLWVNDTLYLTSGVDNGIARFNLSLPEGQYRLKAEAGGAIHHGELQLALRSKLLHQISERPLCVNVGSHCDYTDPISDEVWVHDQAYRPGGWGYVGGQVFQRNNDKFQGTPINIKGTDNDPLFQTMREGIEQYRFDLADGLYRVTLLFVEPNSWASTVIYNLSDEEDIDDPALRVFDIKANGIKVLPNINLAQNYGSGRGVKISFEAKAKDGLVVEFNKVKGRPVLSGIQLESLMR, from the coding sequence ATGAAACAGCTATTTCTGCTCATTAGTATTATTGTGCAATACGGTGTCCTTAGCGGGCAACGCATTGAGCATACCATTAATTCTGCATGGCAATTCTCGCTCCATCAGCATCCTGAATCCACCGGAATAGTTCATTTGCCGCATACCTGGAATGCAGAGGATGCTTTTAAGGGTGAGGCCGGATATTTCAGGGGAAAGGGTAGCTACCACAAACAATTGCTTGTGCCCGCCGAATGGAGCAACAGGCGCGTTTACATTAAATTTGAAGGAGCTAACCAGGTCGCCAAACTCTGGATGAACGATCATTTTGTTGGTGAGCACAAAGGAGGCTATACTGGCTTTTCCTTTGACTTGACCAGTCATGTTTCCTTTGGGGAAATAAATCAGCTGAAAGTAGAAGTGGACAACTCGCACAATGCGGACATCCCCCCTTTGGAGGCCGACTTTAACTTTTATGGGGGCATTTACCGCGACGTTAGCATTATCTCCACATCTGCTTTACATTTTGAGGTGCAGAATGAAGCCGCAGGCCGTTTTATGATAAGCACGCCAACGGTGTCGGAACAGGAGGCGGATGTGGCCATTGAAGCCGTGGTGGTAAATGAAACAGGCTCCACCAAAAAAGCAGAGGTAATTGTAAAACTAGTTCAACCCAATGGGGCAGTACTTAGAACATTAAAGCAAAATATAAAACTTAAACCGGGCGAAAAGCGGCCTGTTAAATTTGAAACGGAGATAAACAAACCAACGCTTTGGTCGCCTGAATCACCCGCCTTGTATAAAGCGGAGCTAAGTATTGCGGATAAGAAGGATAACAGCATGACGGATGCGGTATCTTCTACTTTCGGTTGCCGTTGGTTTAGCATCGACCCCGTCAATGGCTTCTTTTTAAATGGCAAGCACTACAAACTTATTGGCGTAAACCGCCACCAGGATTATGAAGGCCTGGGAAATGCTCTGCCCAAAGCCATACATCAAAAAGATTACCGCCTGATTAAAGAAATGGGCTGCAACTTTGTGCGCATTGCCCATTATCCCCACGATCCGGAAGCCTACCGCTTATGCGATGAACTGGGGCTCCTGGTTTGGTCGGAAATTCCTATTATTAATGAGATAACCAATTCTGAAGCCTTTACACAGAATTGCCTTCAGATGCAACGCGAACACATCAGCCAGTTTTATAATCATCCTTCCGTAATTATGTGGGGTTATATGAACGAAATTTTTCTTCGCATGGTATTTACAAGAGGCCTGACCGAAGAGAAGAAACAGGAAATTATTTTATCGTCCAAAAGGCTTGCCCAACAACTGGACAGCCTGAGCCGGGATCTTGATACGGATAGAATGACGGTGATGGCCCTGCATAACAACCCGATATACAATACAACAGGAATAGCCGATATCCCCGATGTGATTGGCTGGAACCTGTATTTTGGTTGGTATGATGATCAATTACACGATTTGGGTGCTTTTCTCGACCAACAGCATAGGCTATATCCCAACAGGCCCATCATGATTTCGGAGTACGGCCCGGGTGCCGATATCCGTATCCAAACAGATACCCCATTGCCCTGGGACTACAGCGAGGCCTATCAGCTAAAAAGCCACCGGAGTTACTATAAACAGGTAATGGAGCGCCCTTATATGCTGGGGATGGCCGCCTGGAATTTTGCCGATTTTGGCTCTTCCGGGCGGCAGGATGCCAGGCCATTTGTCAATCAAAAGGGTCTGCTCAATTTCGACCGCAGCCCTAAAAATGTGTATCACTACTATCAGGCATTGTTACTGGACAAGCCATTTGTATTTATCGCCAATAAAAACCGTGAGCTGCGATATGCGGTGGACCTGGATTCGGTCACAGGCCTTGTTGTTTTAGACGTTTTTTCAAATCAGGCAGAGGTAAAATTATGGGTAAATGATACTTTATATCTAACTTCAGGTGTAGATAACGGTATAGCCCGTTTTAATCTTTCGCTTCCCGAAGGACAGTATCGCTTAAAAGCGGAAGCCGGAGGAGCCATTCATCACGGTGAGTTGCAACTGGCTTTACGATCGAAACTATTGCATCAAATAAGCGAGCGGCCCTTGTGTGTCAATGTGGGTTCGCATTGCGATTACACCGATCCCATTTCCGATGAAGTTTGGGTGCACGATCAGGCCTATCGCCCCGGGGGCTGGGGCTATGTGGGCGGTCAGGTTTTTCAACGCAACAATGACAAATTCCAGGGAACCCCTATCAATATAAAAGGAACCGATAACGATCCCTTATTTCAAACCATGCGCGAAGGGATTGAGCAATACAGGTTTGATTTGGCGGATGGCCTTTACCGGGTAACCCTGCTTTTTGTGGAGCCCAACTCTTGGGCGTCTACGGTAATCTATAACTTGTCGGATGAGGAAGATATAGATGACCCGGCTTTGCGCGTATTTGACATTAAGGCAAATGGAATCAAGGTGTTACCAAACATCAATTTAGCACAAAACTACGGCAGTGGAAGAGGGGTTAAAATCAGTTTTGAGGCAAAGGCCAAAGATGGGTTGGTCGTTGAATTCAATAAAGTAAAGGGGCGCCCTGTTTTGTCCGGCATTCAATTGGAAAGTTTAATGAGATAG
- a CDS encoding sulfatase family protein, which yields MLAIAVLITLSSCQQPKEEKRPNILFIMSDDHAYQAISAYNDKLIETPQIDRIANEGILFTNASVTNSICAPSRATILTGKHTHIHGKIDNNFPFDTTNVTFPQILKQNGYQTAMFGKLHFGNNPKGFDEFMILPDQGDYYNPDFITPKGDTTIMGYVTDVITDLTLDWLDTEREKEKPFLLMYLHKAPHREWIPAERHYKAFTQKIFPEPETLFDDYKGRGTAAKTAEMNLRKHMTVSADNKIYPEVAKELKIVEPSEWGFKVFKSKYGRFTEEQKAQWDAVYGPINETFKKDYPGMTNEDYMRWKYQRYMQDYLACIAAVDENVGRVLDYLDQNGLSENTIVVYTSDQGFYLGEHGWFDKRFIYDESFKTPLVVRWPAKIKPGSVSDEMVQNLDYAQTFLEAAGIKAPQDMQGESFMPLLTEQADQWHRDVAYYHYYEYPGFHAVKRHYGIVTKEYKLVHFYYDVDEWELYDRLNDSLELNSVYHDPAYQDVVDSLTLKLYETRKYYKDSGELDEAYIQKYRDRGLIK from the coding sequence ATGCTAGCCATAGCTGTACTGATTACGCTTAGCTCCTGCCAGCAACCCAAGGAGGAGAAACGACCCAATATCCTGTTTATTATGTCGGATGATCATGCTTATCAGGCTATTAGTGCTTATAATGATAAGCTGATAGAGACCCCGCAGATAGACCGTATTGCCAACGAGGGCATACTATTTACCAATGCCAGCGTAACCAACTCTATATGCGCACCATCCAGGGCCACCATACTTACCGGCAAGCATACCCACATACACGGAAAAATCGATAATAACTTTCCGTTCGACACCACCAATGTCACGTTCCCCCAAATACTCAAACAAAATGGGTATCAGACTGCTATGTTCGGAAAACTGCATTTCGGTAACAACCCAAAAGGCTTCGATGAGTTTATGATTCTGCCCGATCAGGGCGATTATTACAACCCCGATTTTATAACGCCCAAAGGCGATACGACCATCATGGGCTATGTTACCGATGTAATTACCGACCTGACATTAGATTGGCTGGATACTGAAAGAGAAAAAGAAAAGCCTTTTCTGTTGATGTATCTGCATAAAGCACCCCACCGCGAGTGGATACCGGCAGAAAGGCATTACAAAGCCTTTACCCAAAAAATCTTCCCCGAACCCGAAACCCTGTTCGACGATTATAAAGGAAGGGGAACGGCAGCCAAAACAGCGGAGATGAACCTGCGAAAGCACATGACTGTTTCGGCCGACAACAAAATATATCCGGAAGTGGCCAAGGAATTAAAGATTGTTGAGCCATCGGAATGGGGCTTCAAGGTGTTTAAAAGTAAGTATGGCCGCTTCACTGAGGAACAAAAAGCGCAATGGGATGCCGTTTACGGACCCATCAACGAAACCTTTAAAAAAGACTATCCCGGCATGACCAACGAAGATTATATGCGATGGAAATACCAACGCTACATGCAGGATTACCTGGCTTGTATTGCTGCCGTGGACGAAAATGTGGGCCGTGTGTTGGATTATCTCGACCAAAATGGATTGAGCGAAAACACCATTGTGGTCTACACCTCCGATCAGGGTTTTTATCTCGGCGAACATGGCTGGTTCGATAAACGCTTTATCTACGACGAATCGTTTAAAACACCCTTAGTGGTACGCTGGCCGGCAAAAATAAAACCCGGATCTGTGTCGGACGAAATGGTTCAAAATCTGGATTATGCACAGACCTTTCTGGAAGCTGCAGGCATAAAAGCCCCCCAAGATATGCAGGGCGAGAGCTTTATGCCCCTGTTAACCGAACAGGCCGACCAATGGCACAGGGACGTGGCCTATTACCATTATTACGAATATCCCGGTTTCCATGCCGTAAAGAGGCATTATGGAATCGTGACCAAAGAGTATAAGTTGGTACACTTTTATTACGATGTGGACGAATGGGAACTATATGACCGCTTAAACGATTCCCTGGAGCTGAACAGCGTTTACCACGACCCGGCCTATCAGGATGTAGTAGACTCACTCACCCTAAAACTATACGAAACACGCAAATATTATAAAGATTCGGGAGAGCTCGACGAAGCTTACATCCAAAAGTATCGCGACAGGGGATTGATAAAGTAA